DNA sequence from the Nicotiana tomentosiformis chromosome 3, ASM39032v3, whole genome shotgun sequence genome:
gTCACCTGCAGGTGTGTGTTGGATATGTaccttcagtgatttgaagacttcgaggcgattcttagcacgttcgaggacgaacgtttgtttaagaggggaacgatgtaacgacccggccggtcgttttgagaacttaagtctcgttcggcggcataaggccctgagcagcttcatattatgtgtgtTAACTTGCGTGCGTGATTGAATTCAGTCACCGGATGAttcaaagtgatttgggacacttagtccctaaaacggaagcttaagtcttaggattttgaccgtagtcgaaactatgtgaagatgactccggaatggagttccgtcggctccattagctccgttgggtgattttggacataggagcgtgtccggactgtaaatccgaggtctgtagctgatttaggcttgaaatggcgaaagtcaaatttttaaagatttggaccggaagtggactttttgatatcggggtcggaatgcgattttgagagttggaacaactccgttatgttatttgggacttgcctgcaaaatttgatatcattccgggttgatttgataggtttcggcatgggttttagaagttgaaagatttgaaaatttataagttcgattcatggtgtgattcgAAAGTTCAACGTTgattggtgtgatttgagacctcgagcgagtccgtattagggtatggaacttgttggtatgcttggacgagatcccgagggcctcgagtgtgtttcggacgagtttcagatgtttttcatggttttgaacaggtctggttctggtgttttcgcacctgtgaTGCTTGGAGCGtaggtgcggctccgcttctacgtgagcctggtcgcttctgcgatccttgaGGCCTGGGAgcttgctcgcttctgcggaagtttgcacgcaggtgcgaaggccgcttctgcggtccctcgATCACATCTGCGAAGAAGCTCGCTTCTACGTTCCCCCTTTCGCTTTTGTGGTGCCGCTGGTGCGGTTGTAAATTCGCAGATGCGGTTCCAGGCCTGGCCagctgagttcgcagatgcagacTCTTTCTCACAAATATGAGTGCGCAGGTGCGTCTcctagtccgcagatgcggaagtcctgGCAGAAAcattaagtcgagggtttggccattttcttcatattttgagttttagaattcgattttgggagctttcttgtgggtttttcaagaaaatcgattggtTAAGTGTTCTTcaactagaatttatttatttccatgattctatctttatttttatcatttaatttatgttttgagttgaggaaaagggtggattttgaagaaaactttcaaaatgaaaaatcacgatttgagggacgaaatggtatcggaatttgatgattttagtatggttagactcgtaagtgaatgggtgttcgtattttgtgacttttacccgatttcgagttgtgggcccgggtcgactttttagggtggatttcggaatttttgttaaaatattgattttactaattagatgagtctattgtggttgtattcatgatatgcaatttgcgtttggctagatttgggccattcgaagtctgataatcgaggaaaggggaTTTTTACGGATTGattaagcttggttcgaggtaagtatcttgcataaccttgtgtgggggacttccccttaggatttgagtcttctatgttggttgtagtccgtgtacacgacgtgacgagtgcgtgcacagatttagttgtgaaaagttggccttttagggttcttaggtccttgtattcattgaatatgcagttgttcttgttatgattatatatcttaattactagattcacatctacctgcttaattagaatcaattgcttcatgatccactattattgttacttgattcatatgtgcttTAATTGAAACTGCTATCtctttatagccatgctatcttttcataactgcttatctttatttggaatttatattattttatcctataattgttcagttttaattgaggttatgattatttttccgcggcttatctttaattgaattgttgaatatccttcgtaatttccttaaccttaaaagaagtttagatatcctatatcttagtcgacttgttttatttggaattatttgattcGTGATAGCTTCcatgttgttgaagtgtatattgtgggatcgttgctacatattagttttccctctattgagctgttctctttacgcctagcattctttactgtggttattccttgtgaattggttctcccatttctttgtgaattaaagttcttgagttgatttacttgtcgtactttgtattattgtcattgttgctgctgtacttgttgtggtgatccacgaagtttctgccgtgcggttgttattatggggttgcacgaggtttctgccgtgctattattaccattgacatttgcacatgcggcgtgacaaagcgggatatgtatgtatgtatatatatatatatatatatgtttgttgcgcatgtggcgagacaaggtgggaacattattatgcacgtgtggcgagataaggcgggcatttatgttattattgcacatgtggcgagacaaggtgagctgtgtcagggattgatttgtgatgacttatggcctgggggcattcttgttgttgatatttgtgtagtagtatgcgtacctgtgtgagctttatcttgtgaaagttgtgagaaaataatctaattgttgtccgttcttcttcttccttatgcttatttgccggtatggactatgttaggacacttgtacaagcatacgcgtagttaagcactcttatcagataagaggtgttcttgatattgttgagcatggaTACTcatccttgtttacttgccttctatgtgagaatggctctattggcatgcGAGTCGTCAGtatggttatgaggtgttatgagggcacaggatgccaagtgttagggttcaagtATTGAGACTCGTGAGTTAtaaattgtccgaggttcggtacctcgtggagttgttgactaaaacctgatgtaaaagtggttgtaattactgagttattacttgtccttactgtatttgtgattccggatttaggttgtgttccattcactttgtctgcgtcattttcatgatattccgctgatacttgttgtttcttgctttaatgccattactatattgtgagccatattgcattgtctttatgtagacatcatacttctgttattcatgtacttatatctgttcagtttattagaccagtgggtgtcttgactgttcctcgtcactactccaccgaggttagtcttgatacttactgggcaccgctgtgatgtactcatgctactcttctgcacatttttgtgcagatccaggtacttgttcgttagctagctgtgtggactgttgctgtggagactcaaggtaaacctgctactgcgttcccaggcttcggagtcaccttccagttttcgttttgcattgtttattcttatttctggacagttgtatttagaagtttccTAGCAAACActgtgtagagcttatgacttgtactaccggttttgaaaattttaagagattctatttaaataatgttgttgttttaattattgttaggcttacctagtccctaagactaggtgccatcacgatacacaagggaggaaaaattgggtcgtgacagcaacgCACATACATGTGCTTAAAAGCTCACATTTACCTCCTCAAATTGCCCATCCATTCACCTATATGTCCCTGCAACTTCAGAAAATCCACTATACAATTAATCTTTACTCCTCactaaagaaaacaaaataaccTAACATTACGCTACAAATAAAAACTTAAAAAGGGATTAGAGGTAGTTCTTTGTTATAGTCGTCAACTTGACTCAATCGGAAACAATCATTTGATTATGATGCTAGATGATTGCTTAGAAAAATCCTCCAACAAAATAAGGTTTTAACATATGTCTGTTCACCTTGAAGCTCAATATTCTATCCATGTTTTGGATCTTGATCGCCCCATATGGCGATACATATTTTATCACATATGGTCCTGTCTATCTTGACTTAAATATTTTGGGGAATAATCTGAGTCTACTATTGTATAGGAGGACCTTTTTCCTTTCATGAAATCCTTTTGGCTTAATCAGACGATCATGCCATTTCTtcgtcttttccttgaaaatttgcGCATTTTCATATGCATCCAATTTGAATTCGTCCAGCTCATTCATCAGCGACAGTCTGTATTCTCCTGCAAGACTTAGATCAAGATGAGGCAACTAATTGCCCAGTAAGCCTTATGCTCAATATCCATAAGTAGATGACATGATTTCCCATATACTAGCTTGAAGGGTGAAGTCCCTATGATTGTTTTGAACGCTGTTCTATACACCCATAGAGCTTCATCTAACCTTACTGACCAATCCTTACGTGAAGCACTAACCATTTTTCAGAATGCATTTGAGTTCATGGTTAGCTACTTCCACTTGCCCATTGATCTGGGAATGGTATGGGGTCCCTATTTTATAAGTCACCCTATATTTACACAACAATAGTACAAACTGTTTGTTGACATTCTGTGACCCATTGTCACTAATGATGACTCGAGGTATCCCAAAGCGTGTAAATATATTCTTTCATAAGAATTCACACAACACACCAGCATCATTAGTCCTAGTAAGGATTGCTTCGACCCTTTTAGAGACGTAGTCAACGACTACTTGGCTATATTCATCTGAGTGAGAAGATGGGAAGGGACCCATAAAGTCAATTCCCCAAACGTTAAAGACTTCACATACCATTTAGAGTTCAGAGACAACTTGTCCCTCTTGCTAATGTTACCTGCACTTATCACATGAAGCTACATATGCCTTTGCGTCTTTGTACAAGGATCGCTAGTAGAACCTAACTTCTATGACTTTTGCtgctttggagttcaaggctgcctccaaattattcagTATTTCAGTAGAGGCAGCCTCGCAATCGGCAGCAGGAAGAATGACATTATGGACCTCAACCCACTTTGCCTTAGCTTCTTCAAATTGTACCCTTAACAGGGCGGCCTCTTGGCCGAGGATCACTACCTCTTCTCGCTTTGCTGCAACTGAGCCTCCAACCCAACGGCCTCAGCAGCTTGTGCTTCCAGTTTCGGAAGGCGAGCAACAATTTGATCCCGCTCTGTCAACAATTGATCACGCTCGGAGGTGAGTTTCTCATTGTCAAGGATCAACCTCTGAAGGACTTTGGAAGCAAGGAAGTTAGCCTGCAAAACAGAAGTACAAATTAAAAATCCTGCCATAACAAAGATAGAAGGAACAACAGAAGGAACAAGGATTGTACCGCCGCtgcgttgtgcatggcattgttcaccATATACACTCCCGAGAGAGATTGTATTTTATTCATATTTATTTCTAAAGCCAGAGGCTTTAGATAATTAGTAAGTTCCATCGGTCGAGAAAACAAATGGTATCTAGCAGAAATTGAGAGGGAAACACTCCTCCTCTGAAGAACTTCGGAGGGGTCCGAATAGTAATGTCCCAAATTCTCATAAATTGGGGACTGAGGAAGAGGGACGTCCTCCTCTTGGACGACTgcggccggtggagatgatgtagaaGTTGGTGGTGGCGAAGGCAAAATTggcgaagaaggagatgaagttGATGTTGTCGTAGGTTGAGAAACAGCTGCGACAAAAGCAGTGCTAgttgttggttgctcatcaaccaAAGATGGAAGAGACCTGGTACCCAGCCTCATGGTACCGGGAACACGGACTGGGACTCGGAAGCGGGAGTTAGCATCTTCCACTATATCATATTCCCCCAAGAGCACCGGGATCTCGTCCTTGGTTGGAGTAACTAGATGAaggtcgtcgtcttctatgtagagaaacCCCCTCATCACTGGCTCCTCCATCACCGGTTCGGCCGTGGAGGAACATCTCTttttttgttgcttgttctccggtcagagactccgagaagaagcacttgcaTCGAAAGTAGGCCCGATAACACCCGTTCGGGTGAAAGCCTCCTGCAGCAACCTCGCTGCATCATCAAGATCgaccaaaacatcctcctcggggacGGTTACAGAGCCCTGCGGAAGACCTAAATTCAACAGAAAAAAAACAATTTTCTTTACGAAAAGTAAAAACGATATAAGTTCAacctaccatgatttttggccttccacccgtatttaagggacagttctttccacttgcgggtCTCAGGCATAGTGACATCCAAAATCTTCTGGACCCACTGATGCCTTCAACCCTTGGTAGTGTCCAGTGACTTGCTGAAATAGGGAAAGAAGAAGGATCAGTAATAGCATGGGACGATCTTTAACTAGAAGAAAACACAGACACTGAACTTACGAGTACGACTCCATGATTCAGGAAAGAATGGAGTTGTAGCCGGGATGATGTCcttggtggcaactgcaacgaaccgttccatccatcTACGGTCGTTGTCATCGTCCATGCTGGTGAGCAAAGCATGGTGACCATATTTGCTGAAGTTTATCATCCCCCCACCTCCCCCGCGAAAAATCttggggaataaaggttcatcagtCGACCCAGGGATAGCTCTTCCCCTGTCTCCTGGCATTAACGTAGAAGACATGCGACCGTACGCCACACAGAAGGGCTCACCTGTGCCAATCAGACTTGGTAACGGAAGCAAAACTCCAAGATGACGGAGTCAAGTCCGTCGATCAATGAGAACATGCCCAAAGTGAAGGGGTACGTATAAACATACGTAAAAGCCTTCTTGGTGAAGGTTACCCGCTCGGCTAGGTCAGGAGCGATGATATTCAAATCTTAACAGGCACAGGCTTCCTTCACAGTAGGGATGCtcgaaggacggatggaagaaggatatacACCAACATCCCATGTGCGGGGGTTAGCAGAAGGGATCTCTTCGAAGTCTTTAATTGTAGTAAGCCTTCTGGGGATAACGATGTTCATCGTAGGAGCAACAACATCATCAGTGTTTTCTTTGTTCTTTGAAGCACTGGAATTTCTGGAAGATGAGGCCATTGTTATCGGAAGGAAGTAAGGGTTTTttctttgaagaagaagattaaagaaagttgaaaacaagtgtgagttgagtaaagagagtttgagaGGTTTTAGAAAATTATAAAGTATAAAAGGAGAAGATTGAGGCATATAAGTATAGaaataggcggctaaaatcgcGACCATAATTACCTCGAGAACCGGCGAAAGTGTTATTGAATCAtaggatgacgcgtgttcggggaaTGCCGGAGAGACGTTCGTCTAATCAACCAtcagaaacttttcagaaggGGTCAGAAAATTTCCCGCCAAGAAAGGTATCTTCATCAACTTTCCGATGACACAAGGATGTGCAACCGGAATGCAAGGGTCTATCTGTATATGGTAAAATGTGCTTATATTAAATGCTCGCATAATAAAGCGATACGTGGAACCGAAGGCAGATGGAAAGCGAGGCAAATGGCAATCAGGCCCGAGGGCAGCAATCTCGTTTGTTTCCGAAGGGAATGTTGTTCATAAACACAAAATAAAGGCCTTtatccggtagcatttaatggagaatattctatagcattaagtacGTAGTCTGTTATAGAGAATATAACATTCAGTGTCTACCGTTACACTTTCTTCAACGACCCTCATAGTTGTCATTTAAGagaggcttgatcctaggaccttgttccctaggaacaactataaatagtgagctcaacaACCATTTTAAGAGGGGAATTTTCCCACAAACTTATGTTATATACTATTTAAAACTCAATAATATTTTAACTTCTTGCTTATTAATATCGTTACCACTGCCTTCGGAAGCTCTGCTTTCGGAACCAGGATTTTTgttgtcttatctcgatttcaacgctaagtcttatattcttgattaatttatttatcactttgggatcaaatcgattcacttgcatataaatcacgtataaatttaactatattattttacgggtaaataactTGTATCccataaaagaagaagaaaatatctATTCTTTTAGTTGAACATTGGAATATTTATATCAGTTGCACATGTGTACAAAATAATGATGCTAAGTTTTACCCTTTTTATCCAATGCAGTTAGATTTGATATCCTTCCCTTTTCTGCCTAACTTTTTAACGTCATCGACAAGACATTGAAGAGCATTGTACGATGAACCTCCATCTCCAACACTTTCTTTTGCCAAATTAGATAATTTCTCAGCTGATTTCTTAAACTCATCCCTATTTGTTACCATTAAATCTTTCACCATCTTCTCTATAATGTATCTATCACAAATGTCCTTCATGTCCACCCCAATTTTCCACACCTCACCCACAAATCTACTTGTGACTCGTTGGTCCACATAAACAGCCCAACAGATCATGGGCTTTCCTTGAACAATACTTTCCATAGTCGAGTTCCATCCACTATGAGTTAAAAACCCACCAATAGCAGAGTGGGCCAATACCTTTTCTTGTGGAGCCCAACTCACTATGTAGGCTCTTTCTTTGCATCCCTCGGCAAGCTCCTTCACAAATTGGTGGTTCGATTCTTCTCCCCTTAACAAGTTGGACCTCATGACCCACAAAAATCTGATTCCACTATTTACTAACCCATGCCAAAACTCCAAGATTTCCTCCTTTGACAAAGTTGCCATACTTCCAAAACTTACATAGATTACTGATTCGATGGGCTGCGCATCGAGCCATTGAATTGAACTGTGGTCTTCTTCCCACAAACTATTTGAAGAGGCTGATATTGGCATCCTTTTTTCAGCAAGTTTAGTCTTCAGATGCAAGTGTAGTGGCCCAATAGCATAAGTTTGTTGACAATGAGAGCGAATGAGGGAGAGCAATGGGCCGTCTAAATCTTCAAATGTGTTTAATATGAGTCCATTGGATCGAGGGATACTCTCCACTTCTTTGAGTGCGATTTGGCAATAGGGGTCGGTGGCATAATCGATTAGACGATAGAATGGAAAATCACGACGGCGTAGAAGACCTTGCATGCCAGCTACATTTTCGAACAATGCGTCCAAATCATTTCCTTGACAAGAAAGATAAATTTTTGGCTTGTTTAGCTGAGTTATATGTTGCCATAAATCATAAGAGGCGTTCATCCAAAATAAATAAAGTGAAAGTATTTTGTCTTTTACGTAGATATTTTCTACTTGGAAGAAACCATTGGTACTAGAAGAATCCTAGTGTTTTATTATGGAAAAGAGTTAATAAAATGATAAACATTGACCTTATCTATTCTTGAAACTCGAATACATATTACAGTAGTATTTAACTTTGACCAAGACAAGTAATCTTAAAATATTCGAAAAATTATTGAAATAACTAGGATAGAAATTAACGTCTTGATGCTGGCAACTAAGATGGAATTTTATTTTAGTAATTGTATCACATAAGATATTATCCAGTAAGAATTTCGTTTAGTCACAAGTAGCATTTCCTTATATTGAACATAGAAGCAGATACTTCCTCTGGTTCCACTTTACTTATTATTCGAAAAGTCAAGTCAAATAAGTTTATTTCACAATGAATCTTTTTAATATATAAACTTGTTACATATTTTAACTTATAATATCttttaaaaatatgaaataaattactccaaaaaaatctgaaaattttatATCCGAATTAATATAATTGTTTTAGGTAATTTGATCAACAGAGACATAAAATGGAAGAGAGGAGTGCGAAACAGTGATATgctaaaattttatatttaagTTTCTTTTATATATGTTCACACGTAAAGTGTACTCAACACAACTCAACTtctattaatattatattatgaGGGAAAAGGGGCGAGTGGATAAAGAATGGAAGTGAAAGAAATACCATTTGTCGATGCATAATCAATTTTAtataaaaagaaaaggaagagtaCCTTTGAAAGGAATCTCTTCGGCTTGAATGAGTTTCGGAATACAGAGATAAACCCAAAGGCAACAAGGACTAATAGTGTCGAAAGGGATAACTGGAACTCCTATCTCATTACCAATATCCACTGCATAATAAAACAACCCATCTGGTATAACACACGTCACCGGCGGCTCTGTAACTCCATCACTACTACTACTGAGCAATATTTCTCTCAGGAAAGGCTCCGCCACAGCTTGCAAAGAGCTAATAAGCTCTCCAAACTGTACCGACGATCGGGGATTTTCCTCCGGTAGGCCGTCAGAAATGGTCCGGAAACGGAACCGGGGATATTGCCGGAATCTTGATTCCACGTTGGTGTGACGGAGGAGAAGTTTCTGattatggttggtgttgaggaAAGTGACCTGCAAACCGGCGAGACAGAAGAGCTCGGCAAGATGAAGCATAGAATTGATAGGGCTTTGTATTGGAAGAGGGAAGAGGAGCACGTGAGAAGAGGGATGGTCCATTGCTGAACAGCTCTGAGTTGTCTCTCTGCTCCTTGTGGAGAATGGGAGATAAGATTGATCGCTTATAATAAAGCTTTGGCAGGGGTTAAGATTTTACGAATGACGACACAAAGATTTGTCAAAGATACTGAGCCTAGGATTTGTTCCTTTAATAAATGGAGTTGGTGCACCTTTACCTTGTTTGTGGTTCAATTCAATAATGACACTTCTCTTTCCCTCTACTACTCTATCTCAATTGGTTTTATTTTTTTCGTGGGTTtgcaaatttatttttagttttaatatttttttttagatATATGATATTTACTTTTATACATAAAGATTTATCTTTTACGCatagaaaatttaaaaataatatttttttaatttcaacattATAAATGACCTTAAAAGCTCATTCCTTCTGTTTTTTCATTGAATAAAAATTAGTAACACTTCCCAACTttaatttcaaaatcaaaatttcTCTATGTTAGAATAATAGACATTCTT
Encoded proteins:
- the LOC104086807 gene encoding 7-deoxyloganetic acid glucosyltransferase-like isoform X2, translating into MDHPSSHVLLFPLPIQSPINSMLHLAELFCLAGLQVTFLNTNHNQKLLLRHTNVESRFRQYPRFRFRTISDGLPEENPRSSVQFGELISSLQAVAEPFLREILLSSSSDGVTEPPVTCVIPDGLFYYAVDIGNEIGVPVIPFDTISPCCLWVYLCIPKLIQAEEIPFKAGMQGLLRRRDFPFYRLIDYATDPYCQIALKEVESIPRSNGLILNTFEDLDGPLLSLIRSHCQQTYAIGPLHLHLKTKLAEKRMPISASSNSLWEEDHSSIQWLDAQPIESVIYVSFGSMATLSKEEILEFWHGLVNSGIRFLWVMRSNLLRGEESNHQFVKELAEGCKERAYIVSWAPQEKVLAHSAIGGFLTHSGWNSTMESIVQGKPMICWAVYVDQRVTSRFVGEVWKIGVDMKDICDRYIIEKMVKDLMVTNRDEFKKSAEKLSNLAKESVGDGGSSYNALQCLVDDVKKLGRKGKDIKSNCIG
- the LOC104086807 gene encoding 7-deoxyloganetic acid glucosyltransferase-like isoform X1; the encoded protein is MDHPSSHVLLFPLPIQSPINSMLHLAELFCLAGLQVTFLNTNHNQKLLLRHTNVESRFRQYPRFRFRTISDGLPEENPRSSVQFGELISSLQAVAEPFLREILLSSSSDGVTEPPVTCVIPDGLFYYAVDIGNEIGVPVIPFDTISPCCLWVYLCIPKLIQAEEIPFKGNDLDALFENVAGMQGLLRRRDFPFYRLIDYATDPYCQIALKEVESIPRSNGLILNTFEDLDGPLLSLIRSHCQQTYAIGPLHLHLKTKLAEKRMPISASSNSLWEEDHSSIQWLDAQPIESVIYVSFGSMATLSKEEILEFWHGLVNSGIRFLWVMRSNLLRGEESNHQFVKELAEGCKERAYIVSWAPQEKVLAHSAIGGFLTHSGWNSTMESIVQGKPMICWAVYVDQRVTSRFVGEVWKIGVDMKDICDRYIIEKMVKDLMVTNRDEFKKSAEKLSNLAKESVGDGGSSYNALQCLVDDVKKLGRKGKDIKSNCIG